In Streptomyces venezuelae, the sequence GTGCGGCGCCGCCGCTCGGCGCCAGTTCCATCACGTAGGCGGTGGCGGCCCCGGTGAACAGCCCGGCGGACAGCCCCGACAGCAGCCGGCCCGCGTACAGCCAGCCCATGCCGGTGGCGCACAGGAAACAGACGGCACTGGCCGCCGAGAAGGCCAGGCCGGCCAGCAGGACCGGCCGTCGGCCGACGGTGTCCGAGGCGTTGCCCGCCAGCAGGAGTACGCCGATCACCCCGAAGGCGTACACGGCGTACACGACGGTCACCACCAGCTCGGAGAACCCGAACTTCTCCTGGTAGAGCCCGTAGAGGGGGGTGGGCAGCGTGGTGCCCGCCATGCACACGGCGAACACCGCCCCGCCGAGCAAGCACTGGCGCCACCGTCGGCGATCACCGTCCATGGCGCCGACGGTAACCCGGCCGCCGCGGCCCGGCGCGGCGGCGGCCGGGCCCGCCGGTCAGGGGCGGCCCGCGTGGAGTTCCAGCGGGCCGGTGCCCGCGGCCCGGGCGGCCAGGCACGCGGTGATCTGGCGCCGCAGGGCGGGTTTGACCAGGCCGGGGAGTTCCGCGGACGTGACGGTGCGCCACTGGAGCAGTTCGGTCCGGTCCAGCCGGATCCGGGCGAGGGTGGGGGCGTCGAGGACACCGCCGTCGTAGAGGAACCGGATGCGGGCCGGACGGCCGGGCTTGTGGGCCCAGTTCACGGCGAGCAGCCGGCCCGGGGCGAGGTCCAGGCCCAGCTCCTCGTGGACCTCCCGCCGGGCGGCGGCGCGCGGGATCTCGCCGAGGTCGCTGTCGATGCCGCCGCCGGGCAGGTTCCAGCGGTCGGACCTGCCGTACGCGGGCTGCACCAGCAGGATCCGCCCGTCGGGGCCGGTGAACAGCACGCTCGCCGCTGTCACGGCCTTGGGGCGGCTGGCCCGGTGGCTGGCCGGGTCCAGGGTGCCCGAGTGCTCCAGGGCCACGCGCCGGGCCGGGTCCAGCCCGGCCGGGGAGCCCGCCTGGGGGACCCCGTCGACGAGGTGCGCGAACGAGCCGGTGTGCAGGGCGGCCAGCGCGGCCCGCAGCCGGGACGCGGTGCGGGCG encodes:
- a CDS encoding NUDIX hydrolase; translation: MPDRPSPLMAATGVVLDTHGRVLVLATPGRTDPELPGGAVRHTETPEEGLARALRDGLRLDRPAGRLLAVDSRPPDPVGAPDRSVIVHLHLVGPLPPPEAEAVSLTAATTTEARWLPPEAACALLPARTASRLRAALAALHTGSFAHLVDGVPQAGSPAGLDPARRVALEHSGTLDPASHRASRPKAVTAASVLFTGPDGRILLVQPAYGRSDRWNLPGGGIDSDLGEIPRAAARREVHEELGLDLAPGRLLAVNWAHKPGRPARIRFLYDGGVLDAPTLARIRLDRTELLQWRTVTSAELPGLVKPALRRQITACLAARAAGTGPLELHAGRP